The sequence below is a genomic window from Armatimonadota bacterium.
TTTCCATCGTGGCTGGGTTTGCGATGGGCGTGTCATCGGTTATCTTGCTTTTTGGAATATTTTCATTTGCGCAGGGGATAGCCCAAGCTTCGGGATGGGCGCCGCTAACGAAGAATATCGGATGCTGGTTCTCGCAGAAAGAGCGCGGTCGAATTTATGGTTGGTGGTGTTCGAATTACTCTATTGGTCCAATGATCGCCACACCTTTCGCAGGATATATGGCTGAACACTTCACAAATTGGCGTTACGCATTTTTTATTCCGGCGGCGACTTTCCTTCTTATATGGTTTTTGGCTTTGGCTTTCCAAAGAAACAAGCCAGAGGATGTTGGCTTAGTGGGAATTGAAGAGTATCATTGCGAGTGCTCGACAGACTTGGTTGCGCCAAAAGAAAATTCCGAGGACAAGGAGAGCTCCTGGGAGGGTATATGCAAGGCTTTTAAGAACCTGATGGTTATTCGCCTTGCAGTTGTTTATTTTCTTTTGAAGCCGACACGCTATGCACTTATTCTTTGGGGACCTCTCATGGTAAAAGAGAAGCTCGGAAAGGGAATGGGCGAGTCGGCTTTGATAAGTGCTTTATTTACGGCAGCGGGTCCTCTAGGAGTGTTGTTCGCTGGCTATGCATCAGACAAGCTTTTCAACGCTAGGCGAGTACCAATTTGTGTAATAAGCCTCATTCTTCTTGCGATTATTACCTGTCTTTTTGATATTCTTACGCATAGTAGAAGTCCTTTTGTAATGGGGCTAATGCTTTTCGCAATCGGCTTTCTTTTGTTTGGCCCAGACTCCATTCTCGTGGCGACCGCCGCTGTGGATTTTGGAACCAAAAGAGGTGCTTCTACAGCCGTTGGCTTAATCAATGGTTTTGGGTCCGCCGGGGCCGTACTGGGCGGCTCGTTGCCTGGGTTAATTTCTGAAAAGTTTGGTTGGGGGGCATTGTTTTATAGCCTGGCAGCATGTTCTTTTGTTGCAGGCGCACTCTTGCTGCCCAAGTGGAATGCCGTTCCGGCCAAGGAAGAATAGTGTTTGAAATGAAAATGGATTCGCGAGAGCGCGTATTTCGCGCCTTGAATTTTGAGCAACCAGACAGGGTGCCGATTGACTTTTGGATGTCTAGCGGTTTCAAGAAAAAAATCCTCAGCTATCTTAGGATAGACGAAAAGTCATTTCTTGACGTATACGATATTGACTTGCGGTACATCGAAGGACCTAAATATATTGGCCCACCGCTTAGAACATTCTCCGATGGCACAGATGAAGATATCTGGGGTGTTCGGCGTTCAACAGTAACTGTACCAACGCCTGGTGGACAGGAAACATATAAGGAGGTTGCCTGGTCTCCTCTTGCCTTTGCTAATTCTGTCGAAGATGTTTATTCCTATGACCACTGGCCTTCGCCTGATTGGTTTGATTATAGCGAGATTGAAAAACAATGCGACGAGATTCGCAATGAAGGACGAGTGGTCGTATTTATGGGAGACCGCATGAATCGTTTGGCACAACTCAAGCCAGCGATGTACCTCCGAGGAGTCGAGGAAATTTTTGTCGACATGGGTGTTTCTCCCGAAATTGCTGAGGCAATCTTCGAAAGGATTTGCAATTTCTATTGCGAATATGCGGAAAGAATATTCGAAGCGGCAAAAGGCAAAATGGATATTCTTCTTATGGGTGATGACTTTGGCTCACAGAATGGACCGTTGGTTTCGCCGGAGATGTGGGCACAATTTCTTGGCAAGGGGTTTTCTAAATATATTTCGCTTGCAAAAGCATATGGTCTACGTGTAATTCATCATACTTGTGGCTCTGTTCGGCAAATAATACCTCTAATGATTGAGCGTGGCCTCGACGTACTTCAATCGCTCCAGCCGGAAGCGGCGGATATGGACCCAAGAACGCTGAAGTCTGAATTCGGGAACCAACTAGCATTCCACGGGGGGATTTCTGTTCAAAGAACACTCCCTTTTGGTGCGCCTAGGGATGTAAGGAGCGAAGTCAGAGACAGAATCGAGGCACTTGCGCCTGGCGGAGGTTATATTCTTTGTACGGCGCACAATATCCAAGCAGATACGCCAGTGGAGAATGTCGTTGCACTTCTCCATGCATACATGGAGTATGGACGATACTGAAGCAAGAAGGGATTTACCAGGAAATCAAAGTTCAGGAGGGGGTAAGTGGAAAACTTTACCATATTCGACCTCATAGTAGTGCTTGCTTATCTTATTGGCATAGGCGGCATTGGAATTTACCAAGCTGTAAAGATAAAAAGTTCAGGCGACTACTTTGCCGGAGGCAGGAAGTTCAGCAAATGGCTGATGATGATGCATGCTCTTGGAACTGGGACGCACGCAGATGACCCAGTTGTTGTCACCGGTGCGGCATACAAGCACGGTCTCTCAGGAATTTGGTATACTTTCGTTTATTTATTTGTTACGCCCTTTTATTGGATTATTGCGCCGTTTTTTAGGCGTTCGCGGTTTATAACTACTGCAGACTTTTTTAAGGTGCGTTTTGGAAGAAAAATGGCGCTCTTATATTCGGTAATGGGCGTAATTACCTTTGCGCTTTACACGGGGATGATGCTTAAGGCAACTGGTACCCTTGCCCATGCTGTCACCCAAGGCGCCGTGCCAGAGTGGGTTGCAATTGCCGCAATGACGGCGGTATTCGTTTCGTACGGGCTCGCAGGTGGTTTAGTAGCAACGGTTGTGACGGAGTCAATCCAAGGACTGCTGATTGTCGTAATGTCTTTGCTTCTCGTTCCATTTGGTTTGATTAAAGTTGGAGGATTTTCACGCCTTCATGAGCTCCTTAGTGCAGATAAGTTCAGTCTTCATGCGCCAACCGAACTTACAATACCTTGGATTATTACGGGCTCGATTATGATGTTAATTGGCATTGTTTCTCAGCCTCATATTATGGAGGTTTGCTCGACAGGTAAGACGGAATTTGAGGGGCGAGTAGGATTCACATATGGCAACTTCGTGAAGCGGTTTTGCGCTATAGGGTGGGCGCTTACAGGCGTCATAGTGCTTGGCTTGGTGACAATGCCGCATGGCATACCGCCACTTGGGGCAGAAAGAGAGGCGGCCTTTGGAACAGCGATTCGGGTGCTCCTGCCTGCAGGATTTACAGGGTTGATGTTTGCTGCAATTCTTGCAGCACAGATGTCTACATTGAGTGCGTTTATGGTGGCGTCATCGGCGTTGCTGGCGCGGAACATCTACAAAGAGCACATCAATCCAAATGTCGACGACCGGCAGCTTCTGTGTTTGGCGCGTTGGATAGGTTTGATAGTTGTTGCAATCGGCGTCATTTTTGCGCTTTGCGTATCAGGCGTGGCGCAGGCTTTAGTAATAAACTGGGCTGTGTCAACGCTTACTGGCATCTTTATGTGGTTTGGGGTATTATGGCGCAGAACTAATGCTACTGGCACATGGGTTTCTTTTGCCGTCATGGCTGTGATTTGGTTGGTTCTTGGTCCAGCTGGCGGCGTGATTAAAAACTTTTGGCCTGCTGCACCTGCGGTTGTAGGCATTTACGCAGATAAGAGTATGCTCCAAAACTTGGGATTATCTTTTCTGCCTGCAGGTATAGTAGCATTAATTATTGGAAGTATTGTTGCTGACAGAACAAGAAGCAGATTGCCCGCGCTCATTTGGCTTGGCATAATTGCAGTTTTCTGGGCAATCGTCTTCCCTCTAAAGCTTAGTTTTGGAACGTTTATGGATTTCAATAAGGTTGCTCTCATGATGACCAATTGTTTGTGTGCCGCAGTACTTGCTTTGTTGGTTGGAATAGTTTTCCCTAGCCACCAAGATAAACGAAAGCTGGAAGAATTCTATCTTCTGCTTAAAACGCCGGTTGGACGAGAAGAAGAATTGCGAAAAGCAGGCGTTGAGGTCGTATACGCAGGACACAGCGAAGGGCATCCGTGGGAGCTCAAGCATCCGCGATTGGTAAACATTGGTGGGTTCTTTGTGGCGCTTGCATTTTCACTTATTGTTTTAGGTATTCTGTGGGGGATTTCACGGATAGGCGCGTAAATTTTGGGGGCTTGATGTCGAGAATTGGCATAGCAACGTGGAACTTTGGCGAGGGACCGCTTTGCGAAAGGGTGCGAACTTTCGCAGAAATGGGCTATAACGCAGTAAGCATAAACAATAGGGCCCTCGATTTTCTTACTGAGGAAGAAGAAGGAGAGATAAGCAAAATCGCCGATGAGCATGACCTTTTGTTAACGTTTCACGGCAGTTTGGTGCCCAAGGTTGCCAATGAATCCACGATTGTTGCCCATGCCGAAAGAATGGTGAAATGGCAAAAGCGCACCGGGCGAATCAAATGCGCATCGTATGATACTCCACATGTAGCAATTGC
It includes:
- a CDS encoding MFS transporter, with the protein product MTANKDGNTVETLSKPFVRPTPSKDSRYERWRYTTFAVTWITYAGFYLTRQSFSAAKAGIIEDPLVHVSKSMLGVVDAAYLIAYAIGQFIWGVAGDRFGCRKVVLTGILLSIVAGFAMGVSSVILLFGIFSFAQGIAQASGWAPLTKNIGCWFSQKERGRIYGWWCSNYSIGPMIATPFAGYMAEHFTNWRYAFFIPAATFLLIWFLALAFQRNKPEDVGLVGIEEYHCECSTDLVAPKENSEDKESSWEGICKAFKNLMVIRLAVVYFLLKPTRYALILWGPLMVKEKLGKGMGESALISALFTAAGPLGVLFAGYASDKLFNARRVPICVISLILLAIITCLFDILTHSRSPFVMGLMLFAIGFLLFGPDSILVATAAVDFGTKRGASTAVGLINGFGSAGAVLGGSLPGLISEKFGWGALFYSLAACSFVAGALLLPKWNAVPAKEE
- a CDS encoding sodium:solute symporter family protein; the protein is MENFTIFDLIVVLAYLIGIGGIGIYQAVKIKSSGDYFAGGRKFSKWLMMMHALGTGTHADDPVVVTGAAYKHGLSGIWYTFVYLFVTPFYWIIAPFFRRSRFITTADFFKVRFGRKMALLYSVMGVITFALYTGMMLKATGTLAHAVTQGAVPEWVAIAAMTAVFVSYGLAGGLVATVVTESIQGLLIVVMSLLLVPFGLIKVGGFSRLHELLSADKFSLHAPTELTIPWIITGSIMMLIGIVSQPHIMEVCSTGKTEFEGRVGFTYGNFVKRFCAIGWALTGVIVLGLVTMPHGIPPLGAEREAAFGTAIRVLLPAGFTGLMFAAILAAQMSTLSAFMVASSALLARNIYKEHINPNVDDRQLLCLARWIGLIVVAIGVIFALCVSGVAQALVINWAVSTLTGIFMWFGVLWRRTNATGTWVSFAVMAVIWLVLGPAGGVIKNFWPAAPAVVGIYADKSMLQNLGLSFLPAGIVALIIGSIVADRTRSRLPALIWLGIIAVFWAIVFPLKLSFGTFMDFNKVALMMTNCLCAAVLALLVGIVFPSHQDKRKLEEFYLLLKTPVGREEELRKAGVEVVYAGHSEGHPWELKHPRLVNIGGFFVALAFSLIVLGILWGISRIGA